CTTCGAAACACTCAAGGAGCCAAAGGACTTCGAATGGGCCGAGGAGTGCGAGTCGGCTCTTCTGGAGTTCAAGCCTTATCTTACCACTCCCCCTCTCTTATCTAAACCCTTGCTCGGTGAAGTCTTACTGCTATATGTCGCAGTATCAGAGCATGGAGTCAGCGCAGTCCTTGTTCGAGAAGAGGGAACCAAGAAAATGCCAATCTATTACGTGAGCAAAGCCCTTCTGGATGCGGAAACTCGCTACAGTCATCTAGAAAAGTTGTCTCTGGCCCTAGTGATCGCCGCTCGCAAGTTGCGGCCTTACTTTCAGGCTCATCCGGTGGTGGTCGTCACTTCCTTCCCTATAAAGCTGGTCCTACATAAGCCCGAGGTCTCCGTAAGATTGACGAAGTGGGCAGTGGAACTGGGGGAATACGATATAATCTTCTGGCCCGCTATGGCAGTTAAGTCCCAGGCCCTAGCGGACTTTGTGGCTGAATTTTCTCCAGCCTTGCTCCCGGCTCTCGAACAGGAGGTACGCCTTCAGAGCGGGATAAAGGAAGAAGGAGAATGGATCCTACATGTGGATGGATCCAGTAACGTTCGAGGGGCAGGAGTAGGGATCGTACTCACGTCCCCAACAGGGAACACAGCCTTGAGAGCCATAAGATTTAATTTCAAAGCGACGAACAACGAAAGCGAGTACAAGGCCTTGATCGCTGGGCTATCGCTCGCTCACCAGCTGGGTGCGGAGAATATCAAAGTCTATTGCGACTCCCAACTGATTATCAACCAGGCGCCGGGAGAATACTGGGCTAAAGATGACAGCATGATCCGGTATCTGGTAGTCGCTCAACGACTCATCAAGAAGTTCAAAAGCTGCAAGCTCACTAAGATCCCCAGGGAGCAGTATTCACAAGCTGATGCTCTGGCCAACTTAGGGTCCGCCCTCGAGACCCAGATCCAGATGAGCATCCCCCTGTTAGTGCTCCAATGGCCAGCCACCCTAGTAGAGCAACAAAACGAAGAGATTTCCGCCATCAAAGAAGAAGAAACCTGGATGACTCCCCTGGTCCGGTACCTGGAGGACGATATATTTCCAGAAGACCACAACGAGAGCAGGAAAATCAAGAAGAAAGCCGCTAGGTACTGTCTCTCTCAGGGAAAGCTATACCGAAGATCGTTCTCTGGCCCATATCTGAGATGTGTTACACCCCGTGAAGCAACTAAGATCCTAGTGGAATTACACGAGGGAGATTGAGGGTCTCACTCTAGCAGCAGGAGCCTAGTACTTAGAGCCAAAAGAGTAGGCTATTACTGGCCCACGATGGCCGATGACGCCAACCAAAAAGAAAAACATTGCGACAGATGCCAAAGGCACGCCCCTGTCTCCAGACTGCCTCCGGAGAACCTCAAGTCCACAAGCTCGCGCTGGCCATTCAGGAAATGGGGCATGGATATAGTAGGAAAATTCCCCATGGCGCCAGGGCAGAAGGTCTTCCTCCTGATAGTGACAGACTACTTTTCGAAGTGGATTGAGGCAGAAGCGCTCAGCAGGATAACCGATCTCCAGATCAGAAAGTTCATATGGATGAATGTAATCACGCGGTTCGGGGTTCCAGAAGAAATCGTCACTGACAACGGCCCCCAGTTTACGAGCCACAACTTCAAGGAATTCTGCAAAGACTGGGGCATCAGACTCTCCTTTGCTACGCCGCGACACCCCCAATCTAACGGCCAAGCGGAATCCACAAATAAGACCGTGGTGAACATGTTGAAGAAGCGTTTGGAGGGTTCCAAGGGAAATTGGGCAGAGGAGCTGCACGAAGTCCTCTGGGCCTACCGGACCACTCCCAAGACAGCAACCCAGGAAACCCCCTATACGCTCGTGTATGGAACAGAGGCCATAATCCCAACCGAAATGCACGTAAAGACCACAGTCTCGGAGGCCACCTCTCAGGAAGAAAATCATGAGCTAATGTCACTAAGTTTTGATCTGATACGAAAAAAGAGTAACTGTCCGATTGAGAAACTGGTCCTACCAACAAGAAGTAGCCAAGACCTACAACAGGAAGGTCAGAACCAAAACCTTTTAGCAAGGCGACTAGGTCCTGCGGCGAACAGAAAAGATAACTGGGAAACTCACCCCCCGGGTGGGAAGGACCCTACAAGATAATCGAGGTACGGGGATCAGGGGCATACAGGCTACAAGACGCCAAGGGTAAAGTACAACCCAATTGCTGGAATGCCCTACACCTTAAAGCTTATCATTTCTAATAAAGATCACTAGATCATATTCTCTATATCTATTATTTAAGCATTATGTTTTTCTACTCCTATGTACGCTGAAACGTCTCCGGACAAAGCTTATATAATAAAATAGTTCCGACTATAAAAGAGTAGTAGGAATGCCATAATACTTAAAGGGGCAAACGAGCTGGATCAGATCCAAGAGTCCTCCAATCTTGGGCAACCCTTAATGTCAAAGTGGCACGACCACGCAAAAACAAAACGGTTATGAGACATAAGGTAGGAATGGGTCTGCGTAAGCCTGAGTATGCCGTCAATACTACCTAAAACCCCTGTATAGCCTCAGGCATATCGGGGTCCCAAACAAAAATACCAAAAATGTGAAAGTACCTGTATTAAAAAGCTACTTGCTAGAATAATACAGGTGACACGAGGTATAATTGCCATTGAGCAAGTGCAAAAGTCCGGGAGCACCACATAATATTTTACTTCTCCAGACGTGGAAAGTAGCAAAGCATGGCACTTGTGGTCAAAATTGGTCATGACGGAATCAATGTCTGAAAGTCCGTAAAAATAAGCATGAACATTTTTACGAAATGTAATTGTTGGGGTCGAAAACGGTTACGACGAAGTTAATATCTAAACCACCGCAAAAACAAGT
This genomic interval from Brassica oleracea var. oleracea cultivar TO1000 chromosome C2, BOL, whole genome shotgun sequence contains the following:
- the LOC106323964 gene encoding uncharacterized protein LOC106323964 codes for the protein MATLGRFISRLSDKSHTFFETLKEPKDFEWAEECESALLEFKPYLTTPPLLSKPLLGEVLLLYVAVSEHGVSAVLVREEGTKKMPIYYVSKALLDAETRYSHLEKLSLALVIAARKLRPYFQAHPVVVVTSFPIKLVLHKPEVSVRLTKWAVELGEYDIIFWPAMAVKSQALADFVAEFSPALLPALEQEVRLQSGIKEEGEWILHVDGSSNVRGAGVGIVLTSPTGNTALRAIRFNFKATNNESEYKALIAGLSLAHQLGAENIKVYCDSQLIINQAPGEYWAKDDSMIRYLVVAQRLIKKFKSCKLTKIPREQYSQADALANLGSALETQIQMSIPLLVLQWPATLVEQQNEEISAIKEEETWMTPLVRYLEDDIFPEDHNESRKIKKKAARYCLSQGKLYRRSFSGPYLRCVTPREATKILVELHEGD